A single Syngnathoides biaculeatus isolate LvHL_M chromosome 18, ASM1980259v1, whole genome shotgun sequence DNA region contains:
- the si:dkey-250d21.1 gene encoding 52 kDa repressor of the inhibitor of the protein kinase isoform X2 translates to MSNCCAAADCDYQQVGPDNSTPLFSFPLDPERCNKWLMNCCRQDLASQPPEELHKCYKLCAKHFEASLISHQSPSKCVLNDDAVPTIFDSAVTTNNESTCNRKRAGGPVEEELSAKKAKEDIPAPKVTEDAREVSGEDITSPEQENNQPEENIGSFKAKETLNAYFKEILALTGFSINGGNINTDESTGEARGQQSLKKICVEKVDKKEILQFSERLMREEIQNSLRHARFFSILLQDVTSIEGKEQIPIFIRSVTETGFPQKHLVGFLPCNLDADNLFNHLISELRNKWGLRMEHCRGLSYLVTGRMCQTMRDLTCKILLEFPQVVLSPSDPYAFNIWIIRCMPVPTIQTIVDTVEEVALLLRNTPELYKRLEGKIQMTYGHIKGEVERIKAIISVNWECGTDAFQTMLDILEPFLNCINEIISKVDEDTAEQMAKLKPILKNFNFIMTLVVLKNTLCCVSILNSSLRGIISMSSTLQYTISNALKLVSKYQQDIAIFNRKWFSDAVGRAKKLGVEVIKPDVDHAHANDTSLEDFYRETLARPILQYLVAEVKRIFSTEMVRILRWLSLVPSYMADHNFSIRRDKVADANLNNLARPDTFYEELGCWEVKWRHASKRRILPTTVFATLKIPDIGFYPNVQSLLRVLGTVPCVNAEADVYGQYHMVLERCHAYLKDTPVDQRQCSSAYVYVNQDVHFNVEQMVDSYVQKHPDILQMLQNDEEIKDKASIAASQGNHAEKDTEDELNLINMDMDAENLVEMKCAETDREALKSALQATVMAAYNSQSWQQNEVSTSQDGEVEYVTKSEMNEVLTVCEDAVREGILTEAGSSFFSLFIDRVVKIGTKDYLPLFLRFVDSFDVMRLELMGFLEADLDCDVMVRRLMEIVTEEWHLDLKNCRAAEPTDLSPLWVARNPCSKTSLEL, encoded by the exons ATGAGTAACTGTTGTGCTGCAGCCGACTGTGACTACCAGCAAGTAGGGCCCGATAACAGCACCCCGCTTTTCAGCTTTCCCTTGGACCCGGaacg ctgcaatAAATGGTTGATGAACTGTTGCCGCCAAGATTTGGCATCACAACCTCCAGAGGAGCTGCATAAATGTTACAAACTTTGTGCAAAACACTTCGAGGCTTCTTTAATCTCTCATCAG agTCCCTCAAAATGTGTCTTGAACGACGATGCTGTTCCAACAATATTTGACTCTGCTGTAACCACCAATAATGAATCAACTTGCAACAGGAAACGTGCGGGAGGCCCT GTGGAAGAGGAACTCAGTGCAAAGAAAGCAAAAG AAGACATACCTGCACCAAAAGTGACTGAGGACGCAAGAGAAGTTTCTGGTGAAGACATTACTTCACCTGAACAGGAAAATAACCAACCAGAAGAGAATATAGGCAGCTTCAAGGCTAAAGAGACTCTTAACGCCTATTTCAAGGAAATTCTTGCACTGACTGGATTCAGCATCAATGGTGGCAACATAAACACAGATGAGTCGACTGGTGAAGCAAGGGGTCAGCAGTctctaaaaaaaatctgtgtagaGAAAGTTGATAAGAAGGAAATCCTCCAGTTTAGTGAGAGACTAATGCGAGAGGAGATCCAGAACAGCCTGAGGCATGCCCGATTCTTCTCTATTCTGCTACAAGATGTGACCAGTATAGAGGGAAAAGAGCAGATCCCAATTTTCATTCGATCTGTCACAGAGACAGGGTTCCCACAAAAACACCTTGTTGGTTTCCTGCCTTGCAATTTGGATGCAGACAATCTATTTAACCATCTTATATCAGAATTAAGAAATAAGTGGGGGCTAAGAATGGAGCACTGTAGAGGACTCTCATATTTAGTTACGGGACGCATGTGTCAGACCATGCGGGACCTCACTTGCAAAATTTTGCTCGAGTTTCCACAAGTTGTTTTATCACCAAGTGACCCATATGCTTTTAATATATGGATTATTCGATGCATGCCAGTGCCAACAATTCAAACTATTGTTGACACGGTAGAAGAAGTGGCCTTGTTACTCAGAAACACGCCTGAGCTATACAAAAGATTGGAAGGAAAGATCCAGATGACATATGGCCATATAAAGGGAGAAGTGGAGAGAATCAAAGCAATCATCAGTGTCAATTGGGAGTGTGGCACTGATGCCTTTCAAACCATGTTGGATATCTTGGAGCCTTTCCTGAACTGCAtcaatgaaataatttcaaagGTGGATGAAGATACAGCTGAACAGATGGCCAAACTCAAGCCAATCCTCAAGAATTTCAATTTCATTATGACATTAGTTGTTCTCAAGAACACCCTCTGCTGTGTGAGCATACTCAACTCCAGTCTCAGGGGAATAATTAGCATGAGCAGTACGTTGCAGTACACGATTTCAAATGCCTTAAAGCTGGTAAGCAAATACCAACAGGACATTGCCATATTCAACAGAAAATGGTTTTCAGATGCGGTCGGTCGAGCCAAAAAgcttggtgttgaagtcatcAAACCTGACGTTGACCATGCACATGCAAATGATACTTCCCTGGAAGACTTTTACAGAGAAACTTTAGCCCGACCTATCTTACAGTATCTTGTTGCAGAAGTTAAGCGAATTTTCAGCACAGAAATGGTGAGAATTCTGAGATGGCTGTCTTTAGTACCATCTTACATGGCTGACCACAATTTTAGCATTCGTCGTGATAAGGTAGCAGATGCCAATTTGAACAACCTTGCAAGGCCTGACACATTCTATGAAGAGCTTGGTTGTTGGGAAGTGAAGTGGAGACATGCAAGCAAGCGCAGGATTCTGCCAACCACAGTGTTTGCCACACTGAAGATACCGGACATTGGGTTTTACCCAAATGTGCAAAGCTTGTTGAGGGTGTTGGGCACTGTGCCTTGTGTAAATGCTGAGGCAGATGTTTATGGGCAATACCATATGGTACTGGAGCGATGCCATGCCTATCTGAAAGACACACCAGTGGACCAAAGACAATGCAGCTCAGCATATGTCTACGTCAACCAAGATGTGCATTTCAATGTTGAACAAATGGTGGATTCATATGTCCAGAAGCATCCGGACatactgcagatgctgcagaAT GATGAAGAAATTAAAGATAAGGCTTCCATTG CGGCAAGCCAAGGTAACCACGCTGAAAAAGACACTGAAGATGAATTAAATCTAATAAACATGGATATGGATGCTGAGAATCTTGTGGAGATGAAGTGTGCTGAAACGGATAGAGAAGCTTTGAAGTCCGCTCTACAAGCCACAGTGATGGCTGCATACAACAGCCAAAGCTGGCAACAAAATGAGGTTTCTACTTCTCAGGATGGAGAAGTTGAGTATGTCACCAAGTCTGAAATGAATGAAGTCCTCACTGTGTGCGAAGATGCAGTCAGAGAAGGAATACTCACGGAAGCTGGAAGTTCATTCTTTTCATTGTTCATCGACCGTGTTGTTAAAATCGGAACAAAGGACTATCTTCCACTCTTCCTTAGGTTTGTGGACAGTTTTGATGTCATGCGACTGGAGTTGATGGGATTCCTGGAAGCTGATCTGGATTGTGACGTTATGGTGCGTCGCCTCATGGAAATAGTTACAGAGGAGTGGCATCTTGATTTGAAGAACTGCAGAG
- the si:dkey-250d21.1 gene encoding 52 kDa repressor of the inhibitor of the protein kinase isoform X3 → MSNCCAAADCDYQQVGPDNSTPLFSFPLDPERCNKWLMNCCRQDLASQPPEELHKCYKLCAKHFEASLISHQSPSKCVLNDDAVPTIFDSAVTTNNESTCNRKRAGGPVEEELSAKKAKEDIPAPKVTEDAREVSGEDITSPEQENNQPEENIGSFKAKETLNAYFKEILALTGFSINGGNINTDESTGEARGQQSLKKICVEKVDKKEILQFSERLMREEIQNSLRHARFFSILLQDVTSIEGKEQIPIFIRSVTETGFPQKHLVGFLPCNLDADNLFNHLISELRNKWGLRMEHCRGLSYLVTGRMCQTMRDLTCKILLEFPQVVLSPSDPYAFNIWIIRCMPVPTIQTIVDTVEEVALLLRNTPELYKRLEGKIQMTYGHIKGEVERIKAIISVNWECGTDAFQTMLDILEPFLNCINEIISKVDEDTAEQMAKLKPILKNFNFIMTLVVLKNTLCCVSILNSSLRGIISMSSTLQYTISNALKLVSKYQQDIAIFNRKWFSDAVGRAKKLGVEVIKPDVDHAHANDTSLEDFYRETLARPILQYLVAEVKRIFSTEMVRILRWLSLVPSYMADHNFSIRRDKVADANLNNLARPDTFYEELGCWEVKWRHASKRRILPTTVFATLKIPDIGFYPNVQSLLRVLGTVPCVNAEADVYGQYHMVLERCHAYLKDTPVDQRQCSSAYVYVNQDVHFNVEQMVDSYVQKHPDILQMLQNDEEIKDKASIAASQGNHAEKDTEDELNLINMDMDAENLVEMKCAETDREALKSALQATVMAAYNSQSWQQNEVSTSQDGEVEYVTKSEMNEVLTVCEDAVREGILTEAGSSFFSLFIDRVVKIGTKDYLPLFLRFVDSFDVMRLELMGFLEADLDCDVMVRRLMEIVTEEWHLDLKNCRG, encoded by the exons ATGAGTAACTGTTGTGCTGCAGCCGACTGTGACTACCAGCAAGTAGGGCCCGATAACAGCACCCCGCTTTTCAGCTTTCCCTTGGACCCGGaacg ctgcaatAAATGGTTGATGAACTGTTGCCGCCAAGATTTGGCATCACAACCTCCAGAGGAGCTGCATAAATGTTACAAACTTTGTGCAAAACACTTCGAGGCTTCTTTAATCTCTCATCAG agTCCCTCAAAATGTGTCTTGAACGACGATGCTGTTCCAACAATATTTGACTCTGCTGTAACCACCAATAATGAATCAACTTGCAACAGGAAACGTGCGGGAGGCCCT GTGGAAGAGGAACTCAGTGCAAAGAAAGCAAAAG AAGACATACCTGCACCAAAAGTGACTGAGGACGCAAGAGAAGTTTCTGGTGAAGACATTACTTCACCTGAACAGGAAAATAACCAACCAGAAGAGAATATAGGCAGCTTCAAGGCTAAAGAGACTCTTAACGCCTATTTCAAGGAAATTCTTGCACTGACTGGATTCAGCATCAATGGTGGCAACATAAACACAGATGAGTCGACTGGTGAAGCAAGGGGTCAGCAGTctctaaaaaaaatctgtgtagaGAAAGTTGATAAGAAGGAAATCCTCCAGTTTAGTGAGAGACTAATGCGAGAGGAGATCCAGAACAGCCTGAGGCATGCCCGATTCTTCTCTATTCTGCTACAAGATGTGACCAGTATAGAGGGAAAAGAGCAGATCCCAATTTTCATTCGATCTGTCACAGAGACAGGGTTCCCACAAAAACACCTTGTTGGTTTCCTGCCTTGCAATTTGGATGCAGACAATCTATTTAACCATCTTATATCAGAATTAAGAAATAAGTGGGGGCTAAGAATGGAGCACTGTAGAGGACTCTCATATTTAGTTACGGGACGCATGTGTCAGACCATGCGGGACCTCACTTGCAAAATTTTGCTCGAGTTTCCACAAGTTGTTTTATCACCAAGTGACCCATATGCTTTTAATATATGGATTATTCGATGCATGCCAGTGCCAACAATTCAAACTATTGTTGACACGGTAGAAGAAGTGGCCTTGTTACTCAGAAACACGCCTGAGCTATACAAAAGATTGGAAGGAAAGATCCAGATGACATATGGCCATATAAAGGGAGAAGTGGAGAGAATCAAAGCAATCATCAGTGTCAATTGGGAGTGTGGCACTGATGCCTTTCAAACCATGTTGGATATCTTGGAGCCTTTCCTGAACTGCAtcaatgaaataatttcaaagGTGGATGAAGATACAGCTGAACAGATGGCCAAACTCAAGCCAATCCTCAAGAATTTCAATTTCATTATGACATTAGTTGTTCTCAAGAACACCCTCTGCTGTGTGAGCATACTCAACTCCAGTCTCAGGGGAATAATTAGCATGAGCAGTACGTTGCAGTACACGATTTCAAATGCCTTAAAGCTGGTAAGCAAATACCAACAGGACATTGCCATATTCAACAGAAAATGGTTTTCAGATGCGGTCGGTCGAGCCAAAAAgcttggtgttgaagtcatcAAACCTGACGTTGACCATGCACATGCAAATGATACTTCCCTGGAAGACTTTTACAGAGAAACTTTAGCCCGACCTATCTTACAGTATCTTGTTGCAGAAGTTAAGCGAATTTTCAGCACAGAAATGGTGAGAATTCTGAGATGGCTGTCTTTAGTACCATCTTACATGGCTGACCACAATTTTAGCATTCGTCGTGATAAGGTAGCAGATGCCAATTTGAACAACCTTGCAAGGCCTGACACATTCTATGAAGAGCTTGGTTGTTGGGAAGTGAAGTGGAGACATGCAAGCAAGCGCAGGATTCTGCCAACCACAGTGTTTGCCACACTGAAGATACCGGACATTGGGTTTTACCCAAATGTGCAAAGCTTGTTGAGGGTGTTGGGCACTGTGCCTTGTGTAAATGCTGAGGCAGATGTTTATGGGCAATACCATATGGTACTGGAGCGATGCCATGCCTATCTGAAAGACACACCAGTGGACCAAAGACAATGCAGCTCAGCATATGTCTACGTCAACCAAGATGTGCATTTCAATGTTGAACAAATGGTGGATTCATATGTCCAGAAGCATCCGGACatactgcagatgctgcagaAT GATGAAGAAATTAAAGATAAGGCTTCCATTG CGGCAAGCCAAGGTAACCACGCTGAAAAAGACACTGAAGATGAATTAAATCTAATAAACATGGATATGGATGCTGAGAATCTTGTGGAGATGAAGTGTGCTGAAACGGATAGAGAAGCTTTGAAGTCCGCTCTACAAGCCACAGTGATGGCTGCATACAACAGCCAAAGCTGGCAACAAAATGAGGTTTCTACTTCTCAGGATGGAGAAGTTGAGTATGTCACCAAGTCTGAAATGAATGAAGTCCTCACTGTGTGCGAAGATGCAGTCAGAGAAGGAATACTCACGGAAGCTGGAAGTTCATTCTTTTCATTGTTCATCGACCGTGTTGTTAAAATCGGAACAAAGGACTATCTTCCACTCTTCCTTAGGTTTGTGGACAGTTTTGATGTCATGCGACTGGAGTTGATGGGATTCCTGGAAGCTGATCTGGATTGTGACGTTATGGTGCGTCGCCTCATGGAAATAGTTACAGAGGAGTGGCATCTTGATTTGAAGAACTGCAGAG